The Streptomyces sp. B3I8 nucleotide sequence CGGCCCGCCGCGACGAGCCCCAGCCGATGCGGGTGTGAGGCCGGCCGTGTCGCTGGACCTCACCCTGGACCCGGAGGTCACGCCCGCCCTCCGCAACGGCCTGCTCACCCTGTGGACGGACGTGTCGAACTCGGGCGGCTCGGTCGGCTTCGTGCCGCCGGTGGGGCCCGAGGACATACGTCCGGCGCTGGTGCGGCACTTCGTCGCCATGGCCGAGGGTCACACCCGGCTCCTCGTCGGCCGGGACGAGGCGGGCGAGACCGTCGCGGCGGCCTTCGTCGCCCGCAACACGCACCCGCTGATGCGGCACTGGGTGTGGCTCCACACGGTGATGGTCCACCCGCGTCACCAGGGCCGCGGCCACGGGCGCGACCTGCTCGCCGCCGCCGAGCGGGCCGTGCGCCGGATGCCCGGCATCGACGCGATACGGCTCACCTGCCGGGGCGGCACCGGCCTCGAACGGTTCTACGAAGGGTGCGGCTACAAGGAGGTCGGCCGGGTGCCCGGCGCGATCCGGGTGGGCCCGGGGGACGACCGCGACGACATCACGATGCTCCGCGCCCTGGCCTGACGGGGGCCCTGTCCGACGGGGCCCCTCGCCCGAGGGGCCCTTGTCGGACCGGAACTCTCGGCCGACGGGGCCCTTGTCCGACGGGGCGGCGCCCGTCGAACCCGCCTGCGGTACCGGGGTGCGCGCGTGCTTCACTGGAGAGCACGGACGACGCCTTTGGCGATGTTCGCGCCGGAATGTTCGGTCGGCCGCCCGGCACACCGACACCTTCGAGACCGCGACACGTCGGAACGGAAGAGTGGGTTGAGATGCTCCGCTACACGCTGATGCGCCTAGGGATCTTCGCGGGCTGCCTCGTGGTCGTCTGGGGTCTCGTCGAGTCCGGCATCGTCCCGCGCGGACTCGGCGACTCCAACGGCATGTGGATCGCCCTGCTCGCGCTCGTGATCTCCGCGCCCATCAGCTTCGTGGTGCTGCGGGGCGAGCGGGACCGGGCCTCCGCGAACGTGGTGCGCCGGGTGGACCGGATGAAGGCCAACCTGGACGCCAACCGCAGCCAGGAGGACCTCGCCGACGAGGCCGTACGGTCCCGCGCCCAGTCCACCCGGACCGCCCCCGCCCAGCCCCAGGCTCCGGGCGGCCGGGCCCAGGAGCAGACCTCCTGAACCCCCGCCCGGGCCGCACCCGGGCACCTGCGCGAGTTCTGCAACTACCCTGTGGCCATGGGCGAAGTGAAGAGCAAGCGGATGCCGCGGGCCGTGCGTGAGCGGCAGATGCTCGACGCGGCCGTCCGTACCTTCGGCCGACGTGGCTACCGCGGTGCCTCCATGGACGAGATCGCCGACCTCGCCGGGGTCTCCAAGCCGCTGGTCTACCTGTACCTGAACTCCAAGGAAGACCTCTTCACCGCCTGCATCCGCCGGGAGGCGGCGGCGCTCACCGCCGCCGTGCGCGCCGGTGTGGACCCCACGCTCCCCGCCGACCGGCAGCTCTGGGAGGGGCTGCTGGCGTTCTTCACGCACACCGCGGAGAACCCGGACGGCTGGGCGGTGCTGCACCTCCAGGCCCGTACGACGGGCGAGCCGTTCGCCGCCGAGGTGGGCGCGATGCGCGAGGAGATCGTCGCGTTCGTCACGCAGCTCATCGCGGACGCCTCCCGGGCCGGCCGCCGCGACCGGGAACTGCCCCGGCAGGAGGCCGCCGCGCTCGCCGAGGCACTGGTCGGAGCCGCCGAGTCGCTCGCGGCCTGGGCCAACACCACCCCCGGCATCCCGGCCCGGCAGGCCGCCGGCACGCTGATGAACTTCGCCTGGGCAGGACTCGGCGGCCTGATGGAGGGCCGCCCGTGGACCCCGCCGGAGCGGACACAGGTGCCGGTCGGGGCGGGCTAGCGTGGCATGACCGTGCCCGTGACGTGGAGCCGTTCGCCGGTGCGGAGTTGGAAGCGGCCGGTGGTGTCGCCCGCGTAGGTGACCGTGCCGGGGAGCGGCACCGGTGCCCTGAACTCCGCCCGTACGCGCACCGATTCCGCGACGGGCTGTTCGGCCAGGCAGCGGGCGACCGTCCACATGCCGTGCGCGAGAGGCCGCGGGAAGCCGAACGGGCGGGCGGTGAGCGGATGCAGATGGATCGGGTTGCGGTCGCCCGAGACCGCCGCGTACCGCCGCCCCACGTCCGCGCCGAGCCGCCACTGGGCCGTGGCGGGGAGCGGGGGCGGGGGAGCGGGGCGCGTGGCGGCGTCCGGCGGCGCGGCGGGGGTGCGGTGCCGGGCCAGATAGGTGCTGCGCGACTCCCAGACGAGGCGGCCCCCGGCCCGCGCCTCGGTCGCCACGGTGACCTCCGTGCCGCGCCGGTGCGGCGTCAGATCCTCTGCGTACACGGCCAGTTCGTACGCCGTGCCGGTGCGCAGCGTGCACCGCTGGGTGACTTCGAACGAGGTGTGCACGAGGCCGAGCAGCGGCAGCGGGAAGCGGCGGTCGGCCATGAGCCGCATGGCCGACGGGAAGGCGAGCACGTGCGGGTAGGTCACCGGCAACGCGTCGCAGCCGGTGGCGAACCCGCAGATCCGCTCGTACGCGGCGAGCCGGGCCAGGTCGATCCGCACCCCGGGCACCACCAGGCGAGTCCGGGGCGGCACGGCGCCCGGCCGGGGCCGGCGGAACGCCGAGAGCAGCGCCCCGCGGGCGAACGACGGGAGGAGCGCGGGCACGGAGGAGAGGGTGACGTCCGGGCGCGCGGCGGGGGTGCCGGGGTGCCGGGGGCCGGTCGGGTCGGGGGGATCCGGGTGGCCGGTGTCGGTGGTCTGCACGGGATCTCCGGGAACGTCGGGGAGGGAGACGACGGTCGACCAGGACGACGGCCGGCCATGATCCGGCTGCTCCCGGCAGGGTCGGCGGCGGGCGGGCGCGGCGGCTTGCCCAGGAGTCAGGTTACCGCCGGTAAGGGCTTGCGCGAAACAGCGTGCCGAAGGGAGAGGACGGCGCACGGTGGAACGCACACACCCCCGGCGCCGGACGCCCCCCGAAACACCACAAGGTCCACACCGCGCCGCAATACGATCACGAACGCGACGCCGGTGACGCCGGTGACGCCTCCGTGTCCGGCCGTGGCACGTCCCGCGGGGTGAACGCACCGGCCCCCGCGGCCCGTACCCGCACACGCAAGAGGTGTTTCGTCGCCGAACGCCCAGGAGCCGCTCGTGTCCACCCCGCACCCCGTCTCACCCGTGCCCGCCGCCCACCCCGGTCCGGCCGCCGTCGGCCCCGATCCGTACGCCGCCCGGACCGATCCGTACGCCGACCACGCCGGTCCGTACGCCGACCACGCCGGTCCGTCCGGCGCCGTGCCGGACCCCGATCGCGTCCGGGGTGGCGCTCCCGTGCTGGTGGAGCCGACACTCAAACGGCTGGACGGTGTCGTCCGGGAGGTGTCGGTGCCGCCGCTGGCCGCCACGGTCACCCATGGCTCGCTGGCCGACATCCCCTTCGACAACGCCTCCGCCGCCCCGGAGGAAACCGTTCTGCGGCGCCGTACGACTGCCGACGGCAAGTCCGGTGGCTGGAGCTGGAGCGACGTGCCGGCGGCGCGCTTCGCCGCCGAGGTGCTCGCGGTGGCGAAGGGGCTGATCGCCGAGGGACTCGCCCCCGGCGACCGCATCGCCGTCATGGCGCGCACGACGTACGAGTGGACCCTGCTGGACTTCGCCGCCTGGGCGGCGGGCCTCGTCACGGTGCCGATCTACCCCACCTCCTCGCCCTTCCAGGCCCGCTGGATCCTCCAGGACTCCGGCGCGGTCGCCCTGGCCACCGAGACGGCCGCGATGGCCGCCGCCCTCGGCCCGGAACGCGACCGGCTCCCCGACCTGCACCACCTCTGGATCCTCGACAAGGGCCACCTCGACCGGCTCGCGGAGCGGGGCCGCGACGTGCCCGACCAGGAGGTCGGCGTCCGGCGCGGCGTCCTCGGCCCGGACTCGCTGGCCACCCTCGTCTACACCTCCGGCACCACCGGGCGGCCCAAGGGCTGCGCCCTGACCCACGGCAACTTCCTCGCGGAGGTCGACAACGCGGTGGAACTGCTCCACCCGGTCTTCCGGGCGCAGCACAGCGAGGAGCCGTCGGTCCTGCTGTTCCTGCCGATGT carries:
- a CDS encoding GNAT family N-acetyltransferase; the encoded protein is MSLDLTLDPEVTPALRNGLLTLWTDVSNSGGSVGFVPPVGPEDIRPALVRHFVAMAEGHTRLLVGRDEAGETVAAAFVARNTHPLMRHWVWLHTVMVHPRHQGRGHGRDLLAAAERAVRRMPGIDAIRLTCRGGTGLERFYEGCGYKEVGRVPGAIRVGPGDDRDDITMLRALA
- a CDS encoding DUF4229 domain-containing protein, whose translation is MLRYTLMRLGIFAGCLVVVWGLVESGIVPRGLGDSNGMWIALLALVISAPISFVVLRGERDRASANVVRRVDRMKANLDANRSQEDLADEAVRSRAQSTRTAPAQPQAPGGRAQEQTS
- a CDS encoding TetR/AcrR family transcriptional regulator encodes the protein MGEVKSKRMPRAVRERQMLDAAVRTFGRRGYRGASMDEIADLAGVSKPLVYLYLNSKEDLFTACIRREAAALTAAVRAGVDPTLPADRQLWEGLLAFFTHTAENPDGWAVLHLQARTTGEPFAAEVGAMREEIVAFVTQLIADASRAGRRDRELPRQEAAALAEALVGAAESLAAWANTTPGIPARQAAGTLMNFAWAGLGGLMEGRPWTPPERTQVPVGAG
- a CDS encoding MaoC/PaaZ C-terminal domain-containing protein, with translation MPALLPSFARGALLSAFRRPRPGAVPPRTRLVVPGVRIDLARLAAYERICGFATGCDALPVTYPHVLAFPSAMRLMADRRFPLPLLGLVHTSFEVTQRCTLRTGTAYELAVYAEDLTPHRRGTEVTVATEARAGGRLVWESRSTYLARHRTPAAPPDAATRPAPPPPLPATAQWRLGADVGRRYAAVSGDRNPIHLHPLTARPFGFPRPLAHGMWTVARCLAEQPVAESVRVRAEFRAPVPLPGTVTYAGDTTGRFQLRTGERLHVTGTVMPR